In Lysobacter firmicutimachus, one genomic interval encodes:
- a CDS encoding DUF6289 family protein: MRKKLALTLGFAAIAAVGAAVAAIGPTGPGQFYYYYDDNGSVVGYQAINCDNTRASWGKFTKNYSDGYFICDPDPN; encoded by the coding sequence ATGCGCAAGAAACTCGCTCTGACGCTCGGCTTCGCGGCGATCGCCGCAGTCGGCGCCGCAGTCGCCGCGATCGGCCCCACCGGTCCGGGCCAGTTCTATTACTACTACGACGACAACGGCAGCGTGGTCGGCTATCAGGCCATCAACTGCGACAACACCCGCGCCTCGTGGGGCAAGTTCACCAAGAACTACAGCGACGGCTATTTCATCTGCGATCCGGATCCGAACTGA
- a CDS encoding DUF6289 family protein, with the protein MRKSFALGLGLVAALVATTTLARPPGPDEIGEFYVYFDASGNVVGQAQMSCEGVLTESGVRTAKYSVGHLVCNPR; encoded by the coding sequence ATGCGTAAGTCGTTTGCCCTCGGTCTCGGCCTGGTCGCCGCCCTGGTCGCCACCACCACCCTCGCCCGCCCGCCGGGTCCGGACGAAATCGGCGAGTTCTACGTCTACTTCGACGCCAGCGGTAACGTCGTCGGCCAGGCCCAGATGAGCTGCGAAGGCGTGCTGACCGAATCCGGCGTCCGCACCGCCAAGTACAGCGTCGGCCACCTGGTCTGCAATCCGCGCTGA
- a CDS encoding S46 family peptidase, with amino-acid sequence MRPRVLALSLALCATAAQADEGMWMPSQLPEIARQLRAAGFQGDPADLAELTRAPMNAVVKVGGATGAFVSADGLVLTNHHVAFGVIQYNSKPERDLIHDGFVAADRAAELPANPDFRVLVTTGFDKVTERVLKDARGKRGRAYYDAVDAASKALVAECEREAGYRCSVANMYYGTDFYLIRQLELRDVRLVYAPPDSIGNYGDEVDNFVWPRHSGDFTLLRAYVGKDGQPADYSPDNVPYAPPGHLQVATEPVREGDYAMLAGYPGVTFRHRMASEFVQQIEWQLPSRVDLYAGMIKTIEAAAGNDPEAKVRYAAQVAGFKNTLKRAQGELDGLRRSDAVRVRREDEAAMLAWLDKQAGARATRADIDSTQKVLDAGAATRERDQLLTAIRSQAQLLGAALTVQRLALERAKPDAERESGYQQRDETLIAGRLKQVQRRYWPAVEKELLRHLLLQYKALPKTLRVAEIDRVFEGEDEAALKRSIDALYAHTGFGEEAARLEAMKSDAKALQSSDDSLLRAAAALMPAFLRIEEEGKVREGELLRLRPAYMRALIAYRHSQGRAVYPDANSTLRVSYGAVSTMDPRDGVRYQALTTVQGILEKHTGSKPFDAPQSLREAIAKGDFGSTADPQLKTQTVDFLTNLDTTGGNSGSPVLDARGRLIGLNFDSNWEAVSASWMYDPRYKRAIHVDMRYLRWLLAKVYPAPHLLKEMQLPAE; translated from the coding sequence ATGCGCCCCCGTGTGTTAGCCCTGTCCCTGGCCCTGTGCGCGACCGCCGCCCAGGCCGATGAAGGCATGTGGATGCCTTCGCAATTGCCCGAGATCGCGCGCCAGCTGCGCGCCGCCGGCTTCCAGGGCGATCCCGCCGATTTGGCCGAGTTGACCCGCGCGCCGATGAACGCGGTGGTCAAGGTCGGCGGCGCCACGGGTGCCTTCGTCTCCGCCGACGGCCTGGTGCTGACCAACCACCACGTTGCGTTCGGCGTGATCCAGTACAACTCCAAGCCCGAGCGCGACCTGATCCACGACGGCTTCGTCGCCGCCGACCGCGCCGCCGAGCTGCCGGCCAACCCCGACTTCCGGGTGCTGGTCACCACCGGCTTCGACAAGGTCACCGAGCGCGTGCTCAAGGACGCGCGCGGCAAACGCGGCCGCGCCTACTACGACGCGGTCGACGCGGCCAGCAAGGCGCTGGTCGCCGAGTGCGAGCGCGAAGCGGGCTATCGCTGCAGCGTCGCCAACATGTACTACGGCACCGACTTCTATCTGATCCGCCAGCTCGAGCTGCGCGATGTGCGCCTGGTGTACGCGCCGCCGGACAGCATCGGCAACTACGGCGACGAGGTCGACAACTTCGTCTGGCCGCGCCACAGCGGCGACTTCACCTTGCTGCGCGCCTACGTCGGCAAGGACGGCCAGCCCGCCGACTACTCGCCCGACAACGTGCCCTACGCGCCGCCGGGGCATCTGCAGGTCGCCACCGAGCCGGTGCGCGAGGGCGACTACGCCATGCTCGCCGGCTATCCGGGCGTGACCTTCCGCCACCGCATGGCGTCCGAGTTCGTCCAGCAGATCGAGTGGCAGCTGCCGTCGCGAGTGGATCTGTACGCGGGCATGATCAAGACCATCGAGGCCGCCGCCGGCAACGACCCCGAGGCCAAGGTGCGCTACGCCGCCCAGGTCGCCGGCTTCAAGAACACCCTCAAGCGCGCCCAGGGCGAGCTCGACGGCCTGCGCCGCAGCGACGCGGTGCGGGTGCGGCGCGAGGACGAGGCGGCGATGCTGGCGTGGCTGGACAAACAGGCCGGCGCGCGCGCGACCCGGGCCGATATCGACTCGACCCAGAAGGTCCTCGACGCCGGCGCGGCCACGCGCGAGCGCGACCAGTTGTTGACCGCGATCCGCAGCCAGGCGCAACTGCTCGGCGCCGCGTTGACCGTGCAACGCCTGGCGCTGGAACGGGCCAAGCCCGACGCCGAGCGCGAATCGGGCTATCAACAGCGCGACGAGACCTTGATCGCCGGGCGCCTCAAGCAGGTGCAGCGCCGCTACTGGCCGGCGGTGGAGAAGGAGCTGCTGCGTCATCTGCTGCTGCAGTACAAGGCGCTGCCGAAGACTCTGCGCGTGGCCGAAATCGACCGCGTGTTCGAAGGCGAGGACGAGGCCGCGCTCAAGCGCAGCATCGATGCGCTGTACGCGCACACCGGTTTCGGCGAAGAAGCCGCGCGCCTGGAGGCGATGAAGAGCGACGCCAAGGCGCTGCAGTCTTCGGACGATTCGCTGCTGCGCGCGGCGGCGGCGCTGATGCCGGCCTTCCTGCGCATCGAGGAAGAGGGCAAGGTGCGCGAAGGCGAACTGCTGCGCCTGCGCCCGGCCTACATGCGCGCCTTGATCGCGTACCGGCACTCCCAAGGCCGCGCGGTGTACCCGGACGCGAACTCGACCCTGCGGGTCAGCTACGGTGCGGTCAGCACGATGGACCCGCGCGACGGCGTGCGCTACCAGGCCCTGACCACGGTCCAGGGCATCCTCGAGAAACACACCGGCAGCAAGCCCTTCGACGCGCCGCAGTCGCTGCGCGAGGCCATCGCCAAGGGCGATTTCGGCAGCACCGCCGATCCGCAGCTCAAGACCCAGACCGTCGACTTCCTGACCAACCTGGACACCACCGGCGGCAACTCCGGTTCGCCGGTGCTGGACGCCCGCGGCCGCCTGATCGGCTTGAACTTCGACAGCAACTGGGAGGCGGTCAGCGCCAGTTGGATGTACGACCCGCGCTACAAGCGCGCGATCCACGTCGACATGCGCTACCTGCGCTGGCTGCTGGCCAAGGTGTATCCGGCGCCGCATCTGCTGAAGGAAATGCAGTTGCCGGCGGAATGA
- a CDS encoding S46 family peptidase, giving the protein MRYTVLARAVVVAGGLFGLAAWNGPALAVEGLWTPSQWPELAPQLKQAGLRATPKQLAQWADPKGDPLGAVVPLGSCTASFVSPKGLLLTNHHCALGAIQLNSTAQKNLLRDGFRTGTNNDEVSAGPNARIFVLDSVQDVTARVQTALSAAADPLARIAALDALERQLIAECEAERGYACRLYSYSGGNRYQLQRNIEIRDLRLVYAPPDSIGNFGGENDNWMWPRHTGDFAFYRAYVGQDGKPAAFAIDNVPYQPKRWLKIADKPLGAGDFVAVAGFPSLTNRYAMADDFAANADWTYPTVAGHYRRLAALVESETRKSPEIAGKYAATVRGWQGAAVNYDRQLEGFRRAGAVQAKREEEAALLAWLRKQGAAGEPALAAHARLLELGAQARAVRERELILGQLFATGSLGAATQLYRNSIERAKPDAQREAGYRQRDAAAFENGLRQADRRSDPRVDRALYDYWLREYLKLPKEQRVAALDQWLEGDDEKAVKRALDRLGKARLGTPEQRAGWLKADSAAFEKSKDGAIQFAIAAMPTLLQSERDIRNRAGETLSVRPAYLKALADFRKSQGRVAYPDANGSLRLGYGTVVAYTKDGGAKPLPFTRAEEIAARHTGSEPFKAPPVLLEGVRTKRYGALADKRLGSLPVNFLSDLDISGGNSGSPVLDGQGKLAGLVFDSNLESVSASWVFDPAATRTISVDQRYMRWIMQEVFPAPRLLAEMGVPAGGK; this is encoded by the coding sequence ATGCGATACACGGTGCTGGCCCGCGCGGTGGTTGTGGCAGGAGGCTTGTTCGGCCTGGCGGCCTGGAACGGTCCCGCGCTTGCGGTCGAAGGCCTGTGGACGCCGTCGCAATGGCCGGAACTGGCGCCGCAGCTCAAGCAGGCCGGCCTGCGCGCCACGCCCAAGCAACTGGCGCAGTGGGCCGATCCCAAGGGCGATCCGCTCGGCGCGGTGGTGCCGCTGGGCAGCTGCACCGCCAGCTTCGTCTCGCCCAAGGGATTGTTGCTGACCAATCACCATTGCGCGCTCGGCGCGATCCAGCTCAATTCCACCGCGCAGAAGAATTTGCTGCGCGACGGCTTCCGCACCGGCACCAACAACGACGAGGTCTCGGCCGGGCCGAACGCGCGGATCTTCGTGCTCGACTCGGTGCAGGACGTGACCGCGCGGGTGCAGACGGCGCTAAGCGCCGCCGCCGATCCGCTGGCGCGGATCGCCGCGCTCGACGCGCTGGAGCGGCAGCTGATCGCCGAATGCGAAGCCGAGCGCGGCTATGCCTGCCGCTTGTACAGCTACAGCGGCGGCAACCGCTATCAGCTCCAGCGCAATATCGAGATCCGCGACCTGCGCCTGGTCTATGCGCCGCCGGACAGCATCGGCAACTTCGGCGGCGAGAACGACAACTGGATGTGGCCGCGCCACACCGGCGACTTCGCTTTCTATCGCGCCTACGTCGGCCAGGACGGCAAACCGGCGGCGTTCGCCATCGACAACGTGCCCTATCAGCCCAAGCGCTGGCTCAAGATCGCCGACAAGCCGCTGGGCGCTGGCGATTTCGTCGCCGTGGCCGGCTTTCCGAGCCTGACCAACCGTTATGCGATGGCCGACGACTTCGCCGCCAACGCCGACTGGACTTATCCGACCGTGGCCGGGCATTACCGCCGCCTGGCCGCGCTGGTCGAAAGCGAGACGCGCAAGAGCCCCGAGATCGCCGGCAAGTACGCCGCGACCGTGCGCGGCTGGCAGGGCGCGGCGGTCAACTACGACCGCCAGCTCGAGGGTTTCCGCCGCGCCGGCGCGGTCCAGGCCAAGCGCGAGGAAGAAGCCGCGCTGCTGGCCTGGCTGCGCAAGCAGGGCGCGGCCGGCGAGCCGGCGCTGGCCGCGCATGCGCGCCTGCTCGAACTCGGCGCGCAGGCGCGCGCAGTGCGCGAGCGCGAGCTGATCCTGGGCCAGCTGTTCGCGACCGGCTCGCTGGGCGCGGCGACCCAGCTCTACCGCAACTCGATCGAGCGGGCCAAGCCCGATGCACAGCGCGAGGCGGGCTATCGCCAGCGCGACGCGGCCGCGTTCGAGAACGGCCTGCGCCAGGCCGATCGCCGTTCCGATCCGCGCGTGGACCGGGCGCTGTACGACTACTGGCTGCGCGAGTACCTCAAGCTGCCCAAGGAACAGCGCGTCGCCGCGCTGGACCAGTGGCTGGAAGGCGACGACGAGAAGGCGGTCAAGCGCGCCCTCGACCGTCTGGGCAAGGCGCGCCTGGGCACGCCGGAGCAGCGCGCCGGTTGGCTCAAGGCCGACAGCGCCGCGTTCGAGAAGAGCAAGGACGGCGCGATCCAGTTCGCGATCGCGGCGATGCCGACCCTGCTGCAATCCGAGCGCGACATCCGCAACCGCGCCGGCGAAACCCTGAGCGTGCGGCCGGCCTACCTCAAGGCGCTGGCCGATTTCCGCAAGAGCCAGGGGCGCGTCGCCTATCCCGACGCCAACGGTTCGCTGCGCCTGGGCTACGGCACGGTCGTCGCCTACACCAAGGACGGCGGCGCCAAACCATTGCCGTTCACCCGGGCCGAGGAGATCGCCGCGCGGCATACCGGCAGCGAGCCGTTCAAGGCGCCGCCGGTGCTGCTGGAGGGCGTGCGCACCAAGCGCTACGGCGCGCTGGCCGACAAGCGACTGGGCTCGTTGCCGGTGAACTTCCTGTCCGACCTGGACATCAGCGGCGGCAACTCGGGCTCGCCGGTGCTGGACGGGCAGGGCAAGTTGGCCGGCCTGGTGTTCGACAGCAACCTGGAGTCGGTGAGCGCGAGCTGGGTGTTCGATCCGGCCGCGACGCGGACGATCTCGGTGGATCAGCGCTATATGCGCTGGATCATGCAGGAGGTGTTCCCGGCGCCGCGCCTGCTGGCCGAGATGGGCGTGCCTGCCGGCGGCAAATAG
- a CDS encoding S46 family peptidase: MWVPQQLPEISAPLKKAGLKLDAKQLANLTGDPMGAVVSLGGCTASFVSPRGLVVTNHHCAYGAIQLNSTAQKNLMRDGFNAATPGEEVSAGPASRIYVLDSIQDVTAQIKAAIDEAVEPIDRTHALETVQKRLIAQCEAEPGYGCEVYSFFGGSTYRLFRRIEIKDVRLVYAPPGSVGNYGGEVDNWMWPRHTGDFSFYRAYVGKDGKPAAYSKDNVPYQPRHYLKIADKPLGEGDFVMVAGYPGRTNRYALAAEFDATEGWAYPTIAQHYKNLVALVGETAKKDPEIGVKYASTVRGWQNTLKNYDGQLEGFERVGVSKKKHADEDAVLAWLGKRGKAGAPALAGHAKLVELIEASNAHRDRDLVFSQLRRLGVVAASGTLYRLAVERAKPDAEREPGYQQRDLPSIKAALEQMERRYDPRMDRELQAYWLREYLKLPAGERIAELDRWLGGNDEKAIKRGLDKLAKTKLGSTKERLALLDDDRAAMDKSRDPAIQLAKALYPAVLRLEQEGKARDGEALVARPAYLQGVIDYRKSKKQAVYPDANSTLRITFGNVKAYTKLDGSKQAAFTKLEEVAAKATGEEPFDAPQSLLDAIAGKQYGGLSDKRLKTVPVNFLSDLDITGGNSGSPVLDGEGKLVGLAFDGNWESVSSNWLFDPTMTRMISVDQRYMRWIMQEVYPAPQLLTELGVPMQKPKK, from the coding sequence ATGTGGGTGCCGCAGCAGTTGCCGGAGATTTCCGCGCCGCTGAAGAAGGCCGGACTCAAGCTCGACGCCAAGCAACTGGCCAACCTCACCGGCGATCCGATGGGCGCGGTGGTCTCGCTCGGCGGCTGCACCGCCAGCTTCGTCTCGCCGCGCGGCCTGGTGGTGACCAACCATCATTGCGCCTACGGCGCCATCCAGCTCAATTCGACCGCGCAGAAGAACCTGATGCGCGACGGCTTCAACGCCGCCACGCCGGGCGAGGAAGTTTCGGCCGGTCCGGCCTCGCGCATCTACGTGCTGGATTCGATCCAGGACGTGACCGCGCAGATCAAGGCCGCGATCGACGAGGCGGTCGAGCCGATCGACCGCACCCATGCGCTGGAGACCGTGCAGAAGCGCCTGATCGCGCAGTGCGAGGCCGAACCGGGCTACGGCTGCGAGGTCTACAGCTTCTTCGGCGGCAGCACCTACCGCCTGTTCCGCCGCATCGAGATCAAGGACGTGCGCCTGGTCTACGCGCCGCCCGGCAGCGTCGGCAACTACGGCGGCGAAGTCGACAACTGGATGTGGCCGCGCCACACTGGCGACTTCTCCTTCTATCGCGCCTATGTCGGCAAGGACGGCAAGCCGGCCGCATACTCGAAGGACAACGTGCCCTACCAGCCCCGGCACTACCTGAAGATCGCCGACAAGCCGCTGGGCGAGGGCGATTTCGTCATGGTCGCCGGGTACCCGGGCCGCACCAACCGCTACGCCCTGGCGGCGGAGTTCGACGCCACCGAAGGCTGGGCGTACCCGACCATCGCCCAGCACTACAAGAACCTGGTCGCCCTGGTCGGCGAAACCGCGAAAAAGGACCCCGAGATCGGGGTCAAGTACGCCAGCACCGTGCGCGGCTGGCAGAACACGCTGAAGAACTACGACGGTCAGCTGGAAGGCTTCGAACGCGTCGGCGTGTCCAAGAAGAAGCACGCCGACGAAGACGCGGTGTTGGCCTGGCTGGGCAAGCGCGGCAAGGCCGGCGCGCCGGCGCTGGCCGGTCACGCCAAGCTGGTCGAGCTGATCGAAGCGTCCAATGCGCACCGCGACCGCGACCTGGTGTTCTCGCAGCTGCGCCGCTTGGGCGTGGTCGCCGCCTCGGGCACGCTGTACCGGCTCGCGGTCGAGCGCGCCAAGCCCGACGCCGAGCGCGAGCCCGGCTATCAGCAGCGCGACCTGCCGTCGATCAAGGCCGCGCTGGAGCAGATGGAGCGCCGCTACGACCCGCGCATGGACCGCGAGCTGCAGGCCTATTGGCTGCGCGAGTACCTCAAGCTGCCGGCCGGCGAGCGCATCGCCGAACTCGACCGTTGGCTCGGCGGCAACGACGAGAAGGCGATCAAGCGTGGCCTGGACAAGCTAGCCAAGACCAAGCTCGGCAGCACCAAGGAGCGCCTGGCGTTGCTCGACGACGACCGCGCCGCGATGGACAAGAGCCGCGATCCGGCGATCCAGCTGGCCAAGGCGCTGTACCCGGCGGTGCTGCGCCTGGAGCAGGAAGGCAAGGCCCGCGACGGCGAAGCGCTGGTCGCGCGCCCGGCCTACCTGCAGGGCGTGATCGACTACCGCAAGAGCAAGAAGCAGGCGGTCTACCCGGACGCCAACTCGACCCTGCGCATCACCTTCGGCAACGTCAAGGCGTACACCAAGCTCGACGGCAGCAAGCAGGCCGCGTTCACCAAGCTCGAGGAAGTCGCGGCCAAGGCCACCGGCGAAGAGCCCTTCGACGCTCCGCAGAGCCTGCTCGACGCGATCGCGGGCAAGCAGTACGGCGGCCTGAGCGACAAGCGCCTGAAGACGGTGCCGGTGAACTTCCTGTCCGACCTGGACATCACCGGCGGCAACTCCGGTTCGCCGGTGTTGGACGGCGAGGGCAAGCTGGTCGGCCTGGCCTTCGACGGCAACTGGGAATCGGTGAGCTCGAACTGGCTGTTCGACCCGACCATGACCCGGATGATCTCGGTCGACCAGCGTTACATGCGCTGGATCATGCAGGAGGTCTATCCGGCGCCGCAGCTGCTGACCGAGCTGGGCGTGCCGATGCAGAAGCCGAAGAAGTAA